The proteins below are encoded in one region of Styela clava chromosome 4, kaStyClav1.hap1.2, whole genome shotgun sequence:
- the LOC120326280 gene encoding uncharacterized protein LOC120326280 produces the protein MAFLDWLKKVWKVGVGIALGWGLSIIWSKLFTKTSNSSIKDVENPEELEDEGRVSEQCPAVNEAEPIRNPADLEERREQINDDKDPPEPSQPLPPRQPNLQISGGNYNQTAIMSSYTSYNSTSGFIQDGPSQQNPNDN, from the exons ATGGCGTTCCTAGACTGGTTGAAGAAGGTGTGGAAAG TTGGCGTCGGCATAGCACTCGGATGGGGATTGAGCATCATCTGGTCCAAACTCTTTACAAAAACGTCGAATTCATCAATCAAAGACGTCGAGAATCCCGAAGAATTAGAAG ATGAGGGCAGAGTGTCAGAACAGTGCCCGGCTGTTAATGAGGCAGAGCCAATTCGAAATCCAGCAGATTTAGAAGAACGCCGAGAGCAGATTAACGATGATAAAGACCCCCCAGAACCTTCGCAACCTC TTCCTCCACGCCAACCAAATCTTCAGATTTCAGGAGGGAATTACAACCAAACTGCAATCATGTCATCCTACACAAGTTATAATTCAACCTCGGGATTTATTCAag ACGGGCCAAGTCAACAAAACCCAAACGACAACTAG